One stretch of Oryzias latipes chromosome 7, ASM223467v1 DNA includes these proteins:
- the LOC101173705 gene encoding UDP-glucuronosyltransferase 2A1-like → MASFPALMFFLLFTTFLNSGCESGKVLVYPVDGSHWTNMIKILEVLHSKGHQITIFRSSNSWYISESSPYYTSITIPQEKPQNVESQTYMTTFLRKTLEDRQYQGTLWGLFEFYRNFFNLIQGNQQVVANLAASIIENKTLVKELNQTKYDVFLTDPVFPAGVLLAHHLKLPLVLNVRWILGGDAHYPIAPSPLSYIPVLFSHNTDKMSFFQRVKNVFCKGMLVYLYYYISNPPYQALCDRYFEHNVNVMSLMQGADLWLMRTDFTFDFPRPTMPNIIYIGGFQCKPANPLPADLEDFMQSSGEHGVILMTLGTLLSDLGPKVSEIFAAAFANLPQKVLWRHIGEIPATLGSNTMLVKWLPQNDILGHPKTRLFVTHGGTNGLYEAIFQGVPILGIPLIFDQHDNLVRMEAHGVAEIIDITTMDVQSLTNSLKDLLDPTKPYKLNMIKLSRIYRDQPIKPMDKAVFWIEFVMRHKGAGHLRTESYQLPWYAYQCLDVMAVFGAVGLFIFTFIWISCRCMFRCLTRMKKSKVE, encoded by the coding sequence atggcttcatttccAGCCTTGATGTTCTTCCTATTATTTACAACCTTCCTGAATTCCGGATGTGAGAGTGGAAAAGTGCTTGTGTACCCAGTAGATGGGAGCCATTGGACTAACATGATCAAAATACTGGAAGTGTTGCATTCAAAGGGCCATCAAATCACAATCTTCCGCTCATCAAACAGCTGGTACATTTCTGAATCTTCCCCTTACTACACCTCCATCACCATCCCTCAGGAAAAGCCCCAAAACGTAGAGAGCCAAACCTACATGACCACCTTCTTGAGGAAGACTTTGGAGGACCGTCAATACCAAGGTACATTATGGGGactttttgagttttacagaaatttttttaacttaatacAAGGAAACCAGCAGGTTGTGGCAAATCTGGCTGCAAGCATAATTGAGAACAAGACTTTGGTAAAGGAACTGAACCAAACCAAGTATGATGTTTTTCTAACGGACCCCGTGTTTCCAGCTGGAGTGCTGTTGGCGCATCATCTAAAGCTTCCACTGGTGTTAAATGTACGCTGGATTTTAGGTGGGGATGCTCATTATCCTATAGCACCTTCCCCACTGTCATACATCCCAGTTTTGTTCTCTCACAACACTgacaaaatgagcttttttcaAAGAGTCAAAAATGTATTCTGTAAAGGCATGTTGGTCTATCTTTATTACTATATCTCTAACCCCCCATACCAGGCACTGTGTGATCGTTACTTTGAACATAATGTTAACGTCATGTCCTTGATGCAAGGAGCGGATCTTTGGTTAATGCGAACTGACTTTACATttgacttccctcgccccactATGCCCAATATTATCTACATTGGAGGCTTCCAGTGTAAGCCTGCCAACCCCCTTCCAGCAGATCTAGAGGACTTTATGCAAAGCTCTGGGGAGCATGGGGTGATCCTCATGACTCTCGGAACCTTGCTCAGTGACCTCGGCCCTAAAGTGTCAGAAATCTTTGCTGCAGCTTTTGCAAACTTGCCACAGAAGGTCTTATGGAGGCACATTGGAGAAATACCAGCCACCCTCGGGAGTAACACAATGCTGGTCAAATGGCTGCCTCAGAATGATATTCTTGGCCATCCTAAAACCAGGCTCTTTGTCACACACGGGGGCACCAATGGCCTTTATGAGGCAATTTTTCAAGGTGTACCAATCTTAGGTATTCCCCTAATCTTTGACCAGCATGATAACTTGGTGCGTATGGAGGCCCATGGCGTGGCCGAAATCATTGACATAACAACAATGGATGTCCAGTCTCTGACAAACTCTCTAAAGGATCTTCTGGACCCAACAAAACCCTACAAGCTGAACATGATAAAACTGTCCCGGATTTATCGCGATCAaccaataaaacccatggacaaggCTGTTTTCTGGATAGAGTTTGTCATGAGGCACAAGGGTGCTGGCCACCTTCGCACAGAGTCATATCAACTGCCGTGGTATGCCTACCAATGTTTAGAtgtgatggcagtctttggaGCAGTTGGATTGTTTATCTTCACATTTATCTGGATTTCCTGCAGATGTATGTTTAGATGCCTGACAAGAATGAAGAAGTCCAAGGTAGAATAG
- the LOC101173941 gene encoding P2Y purinoceptor 1-like, with translation MNLTNCSYNYGNIENKMLPALYTISFIIGFVGNAWGLKLLLQKWQKLRIINVFVLNLGLANVLYLFTLPFLMVYYFSGGKWIFGDIFCKMTRFCFNVNLYCSIGFLTCISVYRYLAIVHPLRMMGRLTVTRSVLISVLVWLLVIVQSMPDIFFPKRFKDKAQCFHSTSLDKTEDYLTYSLVWTTTGFCIPLLVTLGCYGHVTFVLCRRNTIEKTLRQKCVKFLFILILLFSVCYIPYHVFRNLSLFSRIQSKQNICVWWDKHVFTGHQISRGLVCLNSALNPLVYLQMSEHILTHIRQLPQQVCKIFHCMFVCSRNRVAVSQSEDI, from the coding sequence ATGAACCTAACCAATTGTTCTTACAACTAtggaaacattgaaaataagatGCTGCCTGCTCTTTACACCATCTCGTTCATCATTGGTTTTGTGGGTAATGCATGGGGGCTGAAGCTGTTGCTGCAGAAATGGCAGAAACTGAGAATCATAAACGTTTTTGTCCTCAACCTCGGACTTGCCAACGTCTTGTACCTGTTCACCCTTCCTTTTTTGATGGTGTACTACTTCAGTGGAGGTAAATGGATTTTTGGGGACATTTTCTGCAAGATGACAAGATTCTGCTTCAACGTGAACTTGTACTGCAGCATCGGGTTCCTCACCTGTATTAGTGTGTACAGGTACCTGGCCATCGTCCATCCTCTGAGAATGATGGGAAGACTAACTGTGACTCGTTCTGTGCTGATCTCAGTCCTTGTTTGGCTTTTGGTGATTGTTCAAAGTATGCCAGACATCTTTTTTCCAAAACGATTCAAAGACAAAGCACAGTGCTTCCACTCTACAAGCCTTGACAAGACTGAGGATTACCTAACATACAGCCTTGTGTGGACAACCACTGGATTTTGTATCCCATTACTCGTCACTCTGGGCTGCTATGGACATGTGACTTTTGTTCTTTGTCGCAGGAACACTATAGAGAAGACACTGAGACAAAAGTGTGTgaaatttcttttcattttgattcttCTTTTCTCCGTCTGTTATATTCCTTATCACGTCTTTAGGAACCTAAGTCTATTTTCTAGAATTCAGAGCAAACAGAATATCTGTGTTTGGTGggataaacatgtttttacaggTCATCAGATCAGTCGGGGGCTTGTGTGTCTGAACAGTGCTCTCAATCCTCTGGTTTATCTTCAGATGAGTGAACATATTCTCACTCACATCCGACAGCTCCCACAACAAGTTTGTAAGATTTTCCattgtatgtttgtgtgcagcAGGAACAGAGTTGCTGTGTCACAAAGTGAAgacatttag